From Coffea arabica cultivar ET-39 chromosome 2e, Coffea Arabica ET-39 HiFi, whole genome shotgun sequence, the proteins below share one genomic window:
- the LOC113729782 gene encoding alanine--tRNA ligase-like isoform X1: protein MRVCGNKNNNIIIAVASAVAFAFRGVRGISIRTGFAASSPLHQHLIFTNYFSYSFFRSRFPFPCPCRVVVSGGDSSLSTMDWPASRVRETFVNFFEGKGHFNWKSSPVVPLNDPTLLFANAGMNQFKPIFLGTVDPNTPLSKLTRACNTQKCIRAGGKHNDLDDVGKDTYHHTFFEMLGNWSFGDYFKGEAIEWAWELLIKVYGLPADRIYATYFGGDDKSGLPADFEARDIWLKFLPNEQVLPFGSKDNFWEMGDTGPCGPCTEIHFDRIGNRDAASLVNHDDPTVIEIWNLVFIQFNRESDGSLKPLPAKHVDTGMGFERLTSILQNKMSNYDTDVFLPIFDAIQQATGARAYSGKIGADDADNMDMAYRVVADHIRTLSFAIADGACPGNEGREYVLRRILRRAVRYGTEVLKAKQGFFSGLVKVVVEVMGDVFPELRQHEAHIINTIAVEEASFGRTLLHGIEKFKKAAQDVQGNTLSGQDAFVLWDTYGFPLDLTQLMAEERGLVVDVNGFNIAMNEARERSRNAQNKQAGIGIVMDADATTSLRKKGVDATNDTFKYAWFQDHESEIKAIYGGNEFFQSASGDFKVGIILESTSFYAEQGGQIYDTGFLEGPSGLFQVSDVQIFGGFVVHIGSFCGKTDKFSIGDRVICKVDYDRRANIAPNHTCTHILNFALREVLGNHVDQKGSIVLPEKLRFDFSHGKPVKPEELRKIETIVNDQIKAEMDVFSKEANLADAKRVNGLRAVFGEVYPDPVRIVAIGRSVEDLLADPESENWLSISAELCGGTHISNTRDAKAFALLSEEGIAKGIRRITAVTTVNALNAIELASLIEQEVNETFKTEGSLLEQRVTKLNGHVEGAAIPTVKKTDLKAKISVLQNQIIKAKKKIAEENIQNAVKVALEEAEVSSSHGKTYCITHVNVGADTAAIREAVLKVTEQKGMAIMVISKDGTANKVVACAGVPEKIDQFKQLDAKEWLTAALVPLNGKGGGKGRLAQGQGSEVSHVTEAMDIADSFAALKLK, encoded by the exons ATGAGGGTTTGtggtaataaaaataataatatcatCATAGCCGTAGCGAGTGCCGTTGCATTTGCTTTCCGCGGCGTCAGAGGAATAAGCATCAGAACAGGATTCGCTGCTTCTTCTCCTCTCCACCAGCATCTCATTTTCacaaattatttttcttattcattTTTCCGATCACGTTTCCCTTTCCCTTGCCCTTGTCGGGTTGTTGTTAGCGGTGGTGACTCGTCCTTATCGACCATGGATTGGCCCGCCAGCAGAGTCAGAGAGACTTTCGTCAACTTCTTCGAGGGGAAGGGCCATTTCAATTGGAAATCCAGTCCTGTCGTTCCGCTCAACGACCCAACCCTCCTGTTTGCGAATGCAG GTATGAATCAATTTAAGCCTATCTTCCTAGGCACGGTAGATCCCAACACTCCCCTGAGCAAACTCACCCGCGCTTGCAACACCCAAAAGTGCATTCGTGCGGGTGGCAAACACAATGATCTCGACGATGTTGGCAAGGATACCTACCACCATACTTTCTTTGAAATGCTTGGCAATTGGTCATTCGGGGACTATTTCAAAGGAGAAGCAATTGAATGGGCATGGGAGCTTCTCATCAAG GTATATGGGCTACCTGCAGACCGAATATATGCAACTTATTTTGGCGGTGATGACAAGTCTGGTCTTCCTGCTGATTTTGAAGCAAGAGATATCTGGCTCAAGTTTCTTCCAAATGAACAAGTTTTGCCTTTTGGTTCTAAA GACAACTTTTGGGAGATGGGTGACACAGGGCCGTGTGGGCCTTGCACAGAGATACACTTTGATAGGATTGGAAATCGTGATGCTGCATCACTTGTCAACCACGATGATCCTACTGTTATTGAGATATGGAACCTTGTCTTTATTCAG TTCAACCGGGAAAGTGATGGCTCTTTGAAACCTTTACCTGCAAAACATGTTGATACCGGAATGGGTTTTGAACGTTTAACATCCATTCTCCAGAACAAGATGAGCAATTATGATACTGATGTGTTCTTACCAATATTTGATGCAATTCAACAG GCAACTGGTGCTCGAGCATACTCTGGAAAAATTGGAGCTGATGATGCTGACAACATGGACATGGCATACAGGGTTGTGGCTGACCATATTAGAACTCTGTCATTTGCAATTGCTGATGGTGCTTGTCCAG GTAATGAGGGTCGCGAGTATGTACTGAGACGCATTCTTCGACGAGCAGTTCGTTATGGTACTGAAGTCCTCAAAGCAAAACAAGGCTTTTTCAGTGG TTTGGTAAAGGTCGTTGTAGAAGTGATGGGTGATGTTTTTCCTGAGCTGCGGCAACACGAAGCGCACATAATCAATACAATTGCTGTTGAAGAAGCCAGTTTTGGCAGGACCCTTCTTCAT GGAATTGAGAAGTTTAAAAAGGCTGCTCAAGATGTTCAAGGAAACACGTTGAGTGGACAG GACGCATTTGTGTTATGGGACACCTATGGGTTTCCTTTAGATCTTACTCAG TTGATGGCTGAAGAAAGAGGCTTGGTGGTTGATGTCAATGGTTTCAATATTGCCATGAATGAGGCAAGGGAAAGATCAAGAAATGCTCAGAATAAG CAAGCTGGTATTGGTATTGTAATGGATGCTGATGCTACCACATCTTTGCGCAAGAAAGGGGttgatgcaacaaatgacacatTCAAGTATGCATGGTTTCAG GATCATGAAAGTGAGATAAAAGCTATTTATGGAGGGAATGAGTTTTTCCAAAGTGCTTCTGGTGATTTTAAAGTTGGTATCATTCTTGAATCCACAAGCTTTTATGCAGAGCAAGGTGGTCAG ATATATGATACTGGATTTCTTGAAGGCCCTTCGGGATTGTTCCAAGTTAGTGATGTTCAAATCTTTGGAGGATTTGTTGTTCATATTGGTTCTTTCTGTGGAAAGACTGATAAATTCAGCATTGGTGATAGAGTGATTTGTAAG GTTGACTATGACAGGCGTGCCAATATTGCTCCCAACCACACCTGTACACACATACTAAATTTTGCTTTGAGg GAAGTACTTGGAAATCATGTTGACCAGAAAGGTTCTATTGTTCTTCCTGAAAAACTGAGATTTGACTTTTCCCATG GTAAGCCTGTGAAGCCTGAGGAACTCAGAAAAATTGAAACAATTGTGAATGATCAAATAAAAGCAGAAATGGACGTATTCTCAAAGGAGGCAAACTTAGCCGATGCAAAGCGTGTCAATGGTTTACGAGCTGTTTTTGGAGAA GTTTATCCTGACCCAGTTCGAATAGTTGCAATTGGTCGAAGCGTGGAAGATCTGCTGGCTGATCCAGAGAGTGAAAATTGGTTATCAATATCTGCAGAGCTCTGTGGTG GGACCCATATTTCAAATACGCGAGACGCCAAAGCTTTTGCTCTTTTGTCTGAAGAAGGAATTGCCAAGGGAATTCGTAGAATTACTGCTGTCACAACGGTTAATGCTTTGAATGCTATTGAATTGGCTTCATTAATTGAGCAGGAAGTGAATGAAACTTTTAAGACGGAAGGAAGCTTACTGGAACAG AGAGTCACTAAATTGAATGGTCATGTGGAAGGTGCTGCTATTCCAACAGTTAAGAAGACTGATCTCAAGGCCAAAATTTCTGTACTTCAG AATCAAATCATTAAAGCCAAAAAGAAGATTGCCGAAGAGAATATACAGAATGCTGTTAAAGTTGCATTAGAAGAGGCAGAAGTTTCATCATCTCATGGAAAGACGTACTGCATCACTCATGTCAATGTTGGTGCAGATACTGCTGCAATCCGTGAAGCAGTTCTTAAAGTGACAGAACAGAAG GGCATGGCTATTATGGTCATTAGCAAAGATGGAACTGCAAACAAGGTTGTGGCGTGTGCTGGGGTTCCGGAGAAAATTGATCAGTTCAAGCAGCTGGATGCTAAGGAGTGGCTGACTGCAGCTTTGGTGCCTTTGAATGGAAAAGGAGGAGGAAAGGGTCGTCTTGCTCAAGGCCAG GGATCTGAGGTATCACATGTGACGGAGGCGATGGACATTGCGGATTCTTTTGCTGCACTGAAACTTAAATAA
- the LOC113729782 gene encoding alanine--tRNA ligase-like isoform X2, whose protein sequence is MRVCGNKNNNIIIAVASAVAFAFRGVRGISIRTGFAASSPLHQHLIFTNYFSYSFFRSRFPFPCPCRVVVSGGDSSLSTMDWPASRVRETFVNFFEGKGHFNWKSSPVVPLNDPTLLFANAGMNQFKPIFLGTVDPNTPLSKLTRACNTQKCIRAGGKHNDLDDVGKDTYHHTFFEMLGNWSFGDYFKGEAIEWAWELLIKVYGLPADRIYATYFGGDDKSGLPADFEARDIWLKFLPNEQVLPFGSKDNFWEMGDTGPCGPCTEIHFDRIGNRDAASLVNHDDPTVIEIWNLVFIQFNRESDGSLKPLPAKHVDTGMGFERLTSILQNKMSNYDTDVFLPIFDAIQQATGARAYSGKIGADDADNMDMAYRVVADHIRTLSFAIADGACPGNEGREYVLRRILRRAVRYGTEVLKAKQGFFSGLVKVVVEVMGDVFPELRQHEAHIINTIAVEEASFGRTLLHGIEKFKKAAQDVQGNTLSGQDAFVLWDTYGFPLDLTQLMAEERGLVVDVNGFNIAMNEARERSRNAQNKQAGIGIVMDADATTSLRKKGVDATNDTFKYAWFQDHESEIKAIYGGNEFFQSASGDFKVGIILESTSFYAEQGGQIYDTGFLEGPSGLFQVSDVQIFGGFVVHIGSFCGKTDKFSIGDRVICKVDYDRRANIAPNHTCTHILNFALREVLGNHVDQKGSIVLPEKLRFDFSHGKPVKPEELRKIETIVNDQIKAEMDVFSKEANLADAKRVNGLRAVFGEVYPDPVRIVAIGRSVEDLLADPESENWLSISAELCGGTHISNTRDAKAFALLSEEGIAKGIRRITAVTTVNALNAIELASLIEQEVNETFKTEGSLLEQEMIVIAGHWNVKYIWKFGLSEVFSVLDVC, encoded by the exons ATGAGGGTTTGtggtaataaaaataataatatcatCATAGCCGTAGCGAGTGCCGTTGCATTTGCTTTCCGCGGCGTCAGAGGAATAAGCATCAGAACAGGATTCGCTGCTTCTTCTCCTCTCCACCAGCATCTCATTTTCacaaattatttttcttattcattTTTCCGATCACGTTTCCCTTTCCCTTGCCCTTGTCGGGTTGTTGTTAGCGGTGGTGACTCGTCCTTATCGACCATGGATTGGCCCGCCAGCAGAGTCAGAGAGACTTTCGTCAACTTCTTCGAGGGGAAGGGCCATTTCAATTGGAAATCCAGTCCTGTCGTTCCGCTCAACGACCCAACCCTCCTGTTTGCGAATGCAG GTATGAATCAATTTAAGCCTATCTTCCTAGGCACGGTAGATCCCAACACTCCCCTGAGCAAACTCACCCGCGCTTGCAACACCCAAAAGTGCATTCGTGCGGGTGGCAAACACAATGATCTCGACGATGTTGGCAAGGATACCTACCACCATACTTTCTTTGAAATGCTTGGCAATTGGTCATTCGGGGACTATTTCAAAGGAGAAGCAATTGAATGGGCATGGGAGCTTCTCATCAAG GTATATGGGCTACCTGCAGACCGAATATATGCAACTTATTTTGGCGGTGATGACAAGTCTGGTCTTCCTGCTGATTTTGAAGCAAGAGATATCTGGCTCAAGTTTCTTCCAAATGAACAAGTTTTGCCTTTTGGTTCTAAA GACAACTTTTGGGAGATGGGTGACACAGGGCCGTGTGGGCCTTGCACAGAGATACACTTTGATAGGATTGGAAATCGTGATGCTGCATCACTTGTCAACCACGATGATCCTACTGTTATTGAGATATGGAACCTTGTCTTTATTCAG TTCAACCGGGAAAGTGATGGCTCTTTGAAACCTTTACCTGCAAAACATGTTGATACCGGAATGGGTTTTGAACGTTTAACATCCATTCTCCAGAACAAGATGAGCAATTATGATACTGATGTGTTCTTACCAATATTTGATGCAATTCAACAG GCAACTGGTGCTCGAGCATACTCTGGAAAAATTGGAGCTGATGATGCTGACAACATGGACATGGCATACAGGGTTGTGGCTGACCATATTAGAACTCTGTCATTTGCAATTGCTGATGGTGCTTGTCCAG GTAATGAGGGTCGCGAGTATGTACTGAGACGCATTCTTCGACGAGCAGTTCGTTATGGTACTGAAGTCCTCAAAGCAAAACAAGGCTTTTTCAGTGG TTTGGTAAAGGTCGTTGTAGAAGTGATGGGTGATGTTTTTCCTGAGCTGCGGCAACACGAAGCGCACATAATCAATACAATTGCTGTTGAAGAAGCCAGTTTTGGCAGGACCCTTCTTCAT GGAATTGAGAAGTTTAAAAAGGCTGCTCAAGATGTTCAAGGAAACACGTTGAGTGGACAG GACGCATTTGTGTTATGGGACACCTATGGGTTTCCTTTAGATCTTACTCAG TTGATGGCTGAAGAAAGAGGCTTGGTGGTTGATGTCAATGGTTTCAATATTGCCATGAATGAGGCAAGGGAAAGATCAAGAAATGCTCAGAATAAG CAAGCTGGTATTGGTATTGTAATGGATGCTGATGCTACCACATCTTTGCGCAAGAAAGGGGttgatgcaacaaatgacacatTCAAGTATGCATGGTTTCAG GATCATGAAAGTGAGATAAAAGCTATTTATGGAGGGAATGAGTTTTTCCAAAGTGCTTCTGGTGATTTTAAAGTTGGTATCATTCTTGAATCCACAAGCTTTTATGCAGAGCAAGGTGGTCAG ATATATGATACTGGATTTCTTGAAGGCCCTTCGGGATTGTTCCAAGTTAGTGATGTTCAAATCTTTGGAGGATTTGTTGTTCATATTGGTTCTTTCTGTGGAAAGACTGATAAATTCAGCATTGGTGATAGAGTGATTTGTAAG GTTGACTATGACAGGCGTGCCAATATTGCTCCCAACCACACCTGTACACACATACTAAATTTTGCTTTGAGg GAAGTACTTGGAAATCATGTTGACCAGAAAGGTTCTATTGTTCTTCCTGAAAAACTGAGATTTGACTTTTCCCATG GTAAGCCTGTGAAGCCTGAGGAACTCAGAAAAATTGAAACAATTGTGAATGATCAAATAAAAGCAGAAATGGACGTATTCTCAAAGGAGGCAAACTTAGCCGATGCAAAGCGTGTCAATGGTTTACGAGCTGTTTTTGGAGAA GTTTATCCTGACCCAGTTCGAATAGTTGCAATTGGTCGAAGCGTGGAAGATCTGCTGGCTGATCCAGAGAGTGAAAATTGGTTATCAATATCTGCAGAGCTCTGTGGTG GGACCCATATTTCAAATACGCGAGACGCCAAAGCTTTTGCTCTTTTGTCTGAAGAAGGAATTGCCAAGGGAATTCGTAGAATTACTGCTGTCACAACGGTTAATGCTTTGAATGCTATTGAATTGGCTTCATTAATTGAGCAGGAAGTGAATGAAACTTTTAAGACGGAAGGAAGCTTACTGGAACAG GAAATGATTGTAATTGCTGGTCATTGGAATGTCAAATACATATGGAAGTTTGGACTCTCAGAAGTCTTTAGTGTCCTGGATGTGTGCTGA
- the LOC113729782 gene encoding alanine--tRNA ligase-like isoform X3 gives MISTMLARIPTTILSLKCLAIGHSGTISKEKQLNGHGSFSSRRPLILLVQVYGLPADRIYATYFGGDDKSGLPADFEARDIWLKFLPNEQVLPFGSKDNFWEMGDTGPCGPCTEIHFDRIGNRDAASLVNHDDPTVIEIWNLVFIQFNRESDGSLKPLPAKHVDTGMGFERLTSILQNKMSNYDTDVFLPIFDAIQQATGARAYSGKIGADDADNMDMAYRVVADHIRTLSFAIADGACPGNEGREYVLRRILRRAVRYGTEVLKAKQGFFSGLVKVVVEVMGDVFPELRQHEAHIINTIAVEEASFGRTLLHGIEKFKKAAQDVQGNTLSGQDAFVLWDTYGFPLDLTQLMAEERGLVVDVNGFNIAMNEARERSRNAQNKQAGIGIVMDADATTSLRKKGVDATNDTFKYAWFQDHESEIKAIYGGNEFFQSASGDFKVGIILESTSFYAEQGGQIYDTGFLEGPSGLFQVSDVQIFGGFVVHIGSFCGKTDKFSIGDRVICKVDYDRRANIAPNHTCTHILNFALREVLGNHVDQKGSIVLPEKLRFDFSHGKPVKPEELRKIETIVNDQIKAEMDVFSKEANLADAKRVNGLRAVFGEVYPDPVRIVAIGRSVEDLLADPESENWLSISAELCGGTHISNTRDAKAFALLSEEGIAKGIRRITAVTTVNALNAIELASLIEQEVNETFKTEGSLLEQRVTKLNGHVEGAAIPTVKKTDLKAKISVLQNQIIKAKKKIAEENIQNAVKVALEEAEVSSSHGKTYCITHVNVGADTAAIREAVLKVTEQKGMAIMVISKDGTANKVVACAGVPEKIDQFKQLDAKEWLTAALVPLNGKGGGKGRLAQGQGSEVSHVTEAMDIADSFAALKLK, from the exons ATGATCTCGACGATGTTGGCAAGGATACCTACCACCATACTTTCTTTGAAATGCTTGGCAATTGGTCATTCGGGGACTATTTCAAAGGAGAAGCAATTGAATGGGCATGGGAGCTTCTCATCAAG GCGGCCACTAATTTTGTTGGTACAGGTATATGGGCTACCTGCAGACCGAATATATGCAACTTATTTTGGCGGTGATGACAAGTCTGGTCTTCCTGCTGATTTTGAAGCAAGAGATATCTGGCTCAAGTTTCTTCCAAATGAACAAGTTTTGCCTTTTGGTTCTAAA GACAACTTTTGGGAGATGGGTGACACAGGGCCGTGTGGGCCTTGCACAGAGATACACTTTGATAGGATTGGAAATCGTGATGCTGCATCACTTGTCAACCACGATGATCCTACTGTTATTGAGATATGGAACCTTGTCTTTATTCAG TTCAACCGGGAAAGTGATGGCTCTTTGAAACCTTTACCTGCAAAACATGTTGATACCGGAATGGGTTTTGAACGTTTAACATCCATTCTCCAGAACAAGATGAGCAATTATGATACTGATGTGTTCTTACCAATATTTGATGCAATTCAACAG GCAACTGGTGCTCGAGCATACTCTGGAAAAATTGGAGCTGATGATGCTGACAACATGGACATGGCATACAGGGTTGTGGCTGACCATATTAGAACTCTGTCATTTGCAATTGCTGATGGTGCTTGTCCAG GTAATGAGGGTCGCGAGTATGTACTGAGACGCATTCTTCGACGAGCAGTTCGTTATGGTACTGAAGTCCTCAAAGCAAAACAAGGCTTTTTCAGTGG TTTGGTAAAGGTCGTTGTAGAAGTGATGGGTGATGTTTTTCCTGAGCTGCGGCAACACGAAGCGCACATAATCAATACAATTGCTGTTGAAGAAGCCAGTTTTGGCAGGACCCTTCTTCAT GGAATTGAGAAGTTTAAAAAGGCTGCTCAAGATGTTCAAGGAAACACGTTGAGTGGACAG GACGCATTTGTGTTATGGGACACCTATGGGTTTCCTTTAGATCTTACTCAG TTGATGGCTGAAGAAAGAGGCTTGGTGGTTGATGTCAATGGTTTCAATATTGCCATGAATGAGGCAAGGGAAAGATCAAGAAATGCTCAGAATAAG CAAGCTGGTATTGGTATTGTAATGGATGCTGATGCTACCACATCTTTGCGCAAGAAAGGGGttgatgcaacaaatgacacatTCAAGTATGCATGGTTTCAG GATCATGAAAGTGAGATAAAAGCTATTTATGGAGGGAATGAGTTTTTCCAAAGTGCTTCTGGTGATTTTAAAGTTGGTATCATTCTTGAATCCACAAGCTTTTATGCAGAGCAAGGTGGTCAG ATATATGATACTGGATTTCTTGAAGGCCCTTCGGGATTGTTCCAAGTTAGTGATGTTCAAATCTTTGGAGGATTTGTTGTTCATATTGGTTCTTTCTGTGGAAAGACTGATAAATTCAGCATTGGTGATAGAGTGATTTGTAAG GTTGACTATGACAGGCGTGCCAATATTGCTCCCAACCACACCTGTACACACATACTAAATTTTGCTTTGAGg GAAGTACTTGGAAATCATGTTGACCAGAAAGGTTCTATTGTTCTTCCTGAAAAACTGAGATTTGACTTTTCCCATG GTAAGCCTGTGAAGCCTGAGGAACTCAGAAAAATTGAAACAATTGTGAATGATCAAATAAAAGCAGAAATGGACGTATTCTCAAAGGAGGCAAACTTAGCCGATGCAAAGCGTGTCAATGGTTTACGAGCTGTTTTTGGAGAA GTTTATCCTGACCCAGTTCGAATAGTTGCAATTGGTCGAAGCGTGGAAGATCTGCTGGCTGATCCAGAGAGTGAAAATTGGTTATCAATATCTGCAGAGCTCTGTGGTG GGACCCATATTTCAAATACGCGAGACGCCAAAGCTTTTGCTCTTTTGTCTGAAGAAGGAATTGCCAAGGGAATTCGTAGAATTACTGCTGTCACAACGGTTAATGCTTTGAATGCTATTGAATTGGCTTCATTAATTGAGCAGGAAGTGAATGAAACTTTTAAGACGGAAGGAAGCTTACTGGAACAG AGAGTCACTAAATTGAATGGTCATGTGGAAGGTGCTGCTATTCCAACAGTTAAGAAGACTGATCTCAAGGCCAAAATTTCTGTACTTCAG AATCAAATCATTAAAGCCAAAAAGAAGATTGCCGAAGAGAATATACAGAATGCTGTTAAAGTTGCATTAGAAGAGGCAGAAGTTTCATCATCTCATGGAAAGACGTACTGCATCACTCATGTCAATGTTGGTGCAGATACTGCTGCAATCCGTGAAGCAGTTCTTAAAGTGACAGAACAGAAG GGCATGGCTATTATGGTCATTAGCAAAGATGGAACTGCAAACAAGGTTGTGGCGTGTGCTGGGGTTCCGGAGAAAATTGATCAGTTCAAGCAGCTGGATGCTAAGGAGTGGCTGACTGCAGCTTTGGTGCCTTTGAATGGAAAAGGAGGAGGAAAGGGTCGTCTTGCTCAAGGCCAG GGATCTGAGGTATCACATGTGACGGAGGCGATGGACATTGCGGATTCTTTTGCTGCACTGAAACTTAAATAA